From the genome of Acaryochloris sp. CCMEE 5410, one region includes:
- a CDS encoding rhodanese-like domain-containing protein has translation MVLQCQSGNRSTQAAHQMLQAGFSHVNHLQGGLAAWKAAGYPTQGKQSINILRLAQILTGSCVLLGTSLGSTLSPWFVLLSIVVGGVLS, from the coding sequence ATTGTCCTTCAGTGTCAATCTGGCAACCGTTCGACCCAGGCTGCACATCAAATGTTGCAGGCAGGATTTAGCCATGTTAACCATCTTCAAGGCGGTTTAGCTGCTTGGAAGGCTGCTGGATATCCCACTCAGGGCAAGCAATCCATAAACATACTTCGTTTAGCCCAAATTTTAACGGGCTCTTGTGTTCTCCTTGGGACTAGTTTGGGGTCAACGCTATCTCCATGGTTTGTACTTCTTAGTATTGTTGTGGGGGGAGTCTTGTCTTGA
- a CDS encoding rhodanese-like domain-containing protein, translating into MTFAMHNLKEIDALTLKQWMDRNEVLLIDVSKPQEFEKSHIPGAKLIPIDKFDPATVLVSRGKGLSFSVNLATVRPRLHIKCCRQDLAMLTIFKAV; encoded by the coding sequence ATGACATTTGCAATGCACAATCTAAAAGAAATTGATGCCCTAACGCTCAAGCAATGGATGGATAGGAATGAGGTGTTATTGATTGATGTCAGCAAACCCCAGGAGTTTGAAAAAAGTCATATTCCTGGAGCAAAACTGATACCGATCGACAAGTTTGACCCCGCCACAGTCCTCGTCTCCAGGGGCAAAGGATTGTCCTTCAGTGTCAATCTGGCAACCGTTCGACCCAGGCTGCACATCAAATGTTGCAGGCAGGATTTAGCCATGTTAACCATCTTCAAGGCGGTTTAG